A genomic segment from Chelonoidis abingdonii isolate Lonesome George chromosome 24, CheloAbing_2.0, whole genome shotgun sequence encodes:
- the EGFL7 gene encoding epidermal growth factor-like protein 7, producing the protein MQRISCLLTGFVLILGVTSAERFARSGCRVCSAEMQNRAASYVESHVQPVYQPYLTTCQGHRLCSTYRTTYKVAYRLAYRRFSQPIYMCCPGWRRANSHAVGCSKAICRLPCQNGGSCSAPDRCTCPPGWMGKSCQTDVDECAGPSHGCSQHCANTPGSYRCACRAGQRLSTDGKSCQASDPPTEVEASPALNRSGASSEMKEEMQALRSRVEVLEQKLQLLLAPFHNLMPSAADDISTDPISQLFYSLRQLDRIESLSEQISFLEERLETCSCKNER; encoded by the exons ATGCAGAGAATCAGCTGTCTCCTCACGGGATTTGTCTTAATCCTTGGTGTGACCAGCGCTGAGCGTTTTGCCCGGTCAGG CTGCAGGGTGTGCTCTGCAGAGATGCAGAACAGAGCCGCTTCATATGTGGAGTCCCACGTGCAGCCTGTCTACCAGCCCTACCTCACAACGTGCCAGGGACACCGGCTCTGCAGTACGTACAG AACCACATACAAGGTTGCCTATCGCCTGGCCTACAGGAGATTTTCCCAGCCCATCTATATGTGCTGCCCTGGATGGAGACGGGCAAACAGCCACGCAGTCGGATGCAGCAAAG CCATTTGCAGGTTGCCTTGTCAAAACGGCGGGAGCTGTTCAGCCCCAGACAGATGCACCTGCCCCCCAGGATGGATGGGGAAATCCTGCCAGACAG ATGTGGATGAATGCGCTGGCCCGAGCCACGGCTGCAGCCAGCATTGTGCCAACACGCCTGGGAGCTACAGATGTGCCTGTCGGGCTGGGCAAAGGCTCTCCACCGATGGGAAATCATGCCAGGCTTCGGATCCACCCACTGAGGTGGAGGCCTCCCCCGCCCTCAACCGATCAG GTGCCTCCAGTGAAATGAAGGAAGAAATGCAAGCCCTCCGGAGCCGGGTGGAAGTGCTGGAGCAG aaaCTCCAGTTATTGTTGGCTCCATTCCATAACCTCATGCCATCGGCAGCAGATGACATTAGCACAGACCCCATCAGCCAGCTGTTCTACTCCCTGCGGCAGCTGGATAGAATCGAGTCCCTGAGTGAGCAGATCTCCTTCCTGGAGGAGCGACTGGAGACAT GTTCATGTAAGAATGAACGCTAA